Proteins encoded by one window of Glycine soja cultivar W05 chromosome 15, ASM419377v2, whole genome shotgun sequence:
- the LOC114386293 gene encoding F-box protein At3g07870-like yields MSDYLPEALVLQILYRLPPTTLVKCTSVCKAWNKIIRSHDFISSHLLHSLSNHTLSLLFPHYIFYNFNELRFRSSGTINTRNDFHTIAKLCYSFHVVNTVNGVICLSRNRSSHTSYTDLVILWNPFIRRHIQLPTPYFAFKTLLCSYYQLPSMFFVGFGFDSKTNDYKVVRICYLKYYENNDPPLVELYSLNEGASRIIETSSIDVRIESRLLSQCFLHGNVHWIAFENHMRELHFQYCVLIFNVEEENFKKIRLPIELSTLRSHDDLTISVINGCLSVIHYACDRERATHTVFNIWMKREPELWNKMYKVNYFQTVFDSVSLASSTSDEIFEFPLCGQFVPLGLVEYDREEITKLRIQSRAYHLFFNEYTPSLVLFNRENGPIWCPISKRCAERAHDEELEELNLNKDLLRVEFISEKY; encoded by the exons ATGTCAGATTATCTTCCTGAAGCATTGGTGCTGCAAATACTGTATCGCCTACCACCCACAACCCTTGTGAAATGCACCTCAGTGTGCAAAGCATGGAATAAAATCATAAGAAGTCACGACTTCATATCCTCCCATCTCCTACACTCTCTCTCCAACCACACTCTTTCTCTCCTCTTCCCACActacattttttataactttaacgAGCTACGCTTCCGTTCCTCCGGCACCATTAATACCAGAAACGACTTTCACACAATTGCAAAACTGTGCTACTCATTCCATGTTGTAAATACTGTTAATGGTGTCATTTGTCTTTCTCGTAACAGATCAAGCCACACATCCTACACCGATCTTGTCATCTTATGGAACCCTTTTATTCGAAGACACATCCAACTTCCAACACCCTATTTCGCTTTCAAAACGTTGCTGTGTAGCTATTACCAGCTTCCTTCTATGTTCTTTGTCGGGTTTGGGTTCGACTCCAAAACAAATGACTACAAGGTGGTCAGAATTTGTTATCTCAAATACTATGAAAATAACGATCCTCCTTTGGTAGAGTTGTATTCCCTCAACGAGGGGGCTTCGAGGATCATTGAGACTTCCTCTATTGATGTAAGAATAGAGAGCCGTCTGTTGTCTCAATGTTTTTTACATGGGAATGTGCATTGGATTGCCTTCGAGAATCACATGCGTGAACTACATTTTCAATATTGTGTGCTCATATTCAATGTGGAGGAGGagaatttcaagaaaataaggCTTCCAATAGAGTTGAGTACATTACGTTCACATGATGACTTGACCATTTCTGTGATCAATGGTTGTCTATCAGTTATACATTATGCTTGTGACCGCGAACGAGCAACCCATACGGTTTTTAACATATGGATGAAGAGAGAGCCAGAGTTATGGAATAAGATGtacaaagttaattattttcaaacagTATTTGATAGTGTTTCATTGGCATCAAGTACAAGTGATGAGATTTTTGAGTTTCCATTGTGTGGACAATTTGTTCCTTTGGGCTTGGTTGAATATGACAGAGAAGAGATTACCAAACTCCGAATTCAAAGTAGAGCATaccatttatttttcaatgaatacacaccaagcttggttttgtttaatagAGAAAATGGTCCAATTTGGTGCCCTATTAGTAAGAG ATGTGCAGAGCGGGCACACGATGAAGAATTAGAagaattgaatttgaataagGATTTGTTGAGAGTCGAATTCATTTCAGAGaagtattaa